One Oncorhynchus keta strain PuntledgeMale-10-30-2019 unplaced genomic scaffold, Oket_V2 Un_scaffold_5491_pilon_pilon, whole genome shotgun sequence DNA segment encodes these proteins:
- the LOC118381486 gene encoding F-box/LRR-repeat protein 14, whose protein sequence is METHISCLFPEILAMIFSYLDVRDKGRVAQVCAAWRDASYHKSVWRGVEAKLHLRRANPSLFPSLQARGIRRVQILSLRRSLSYVIQGMPNIESLNLSGCYNLTDNGLGHAFVQEIPSLRVLNLSLCKQITDSSLGRIAQYLKNLEVLELGGCSNITNTGLLLIAWGLHRLKSLNLRSCRHVSDVGIGHLAGMTRSAAEGCLNLEYLTLQDCQKLTDLSLKHISKGLAKLKVLNLSFCGGISDAGMIHLSHMTSLWSLNLRSCDNISDTGIMHLAMGTLRLSGLDMSFCDKIGDQSLAYIAQGLYQLKSLSLCSCHISDDGINRMVRQMHELRTLNIGQCVRITDKGLELIADHLTQLTGIDLYGCTKITKRGLERITQLPCLKVLNLGLWQMTESEKVR, encoded by the coding sequence ATGGAGACGCACATATCGTGCCTCTTTCCGGAAATTTTAGCCATGATTTTCAGCTACTTGGATGTAAGGGACAAAGGCAGGGTGGCCCAAGTGTGTGCTGCTTGGAGGGACGCTTCCTACCACAAGTCGGTGTGGAGGGGGGTGGAAGCCAAGCTGCATCTGCGGCGGGCcaatccttctctcttccccagcCTACAGGCCCGCGGAATCCGGAGAGTACAGATTCTCAGCCTGCGGCGGAGCCTCAGCTACGTGATCCAGGGGATGCCAAACATCGAGAGCCTGAACCTGAGTGGCTGCTATAACTTAACGGATAACGGCCTGGGGCACGCGTTTGTCCAGGAGATCCCTTCCCTTCGGGTTCTAAACCTTAGTCTGTGTAAGCAGATCACGGACTCCAGCCTGGGCCGGATCGCCCAGTATCTGAAGAACCTGGAGGTTCTGGAACTGGGCGGGTGTAGTAACATCACCAACACGGGGCTGTTGCTCATAGCGTGGGGTTTACACCGGCTCAAGAGCCTCAATCTCCGCAGCTGCCGGCATGTGTCTGACGTGGGCATCGGGCACCTGGCGGGCATGACCCGCAGCGCAGCGGAGGGCTGTCTCAACCTGGAATACCTGACGCTGCAGGACTGTCAGAAACTTACGGATCTGTCCCTCAAGCACATCTCGAAGGGACTGGCTAAGCTCAAAGTTCTTAACCTGAGTTTCTGTGGCGGGATCTCTGACGCAGGTATGATCCACCTCTCCCACATGACCAGCCTCTGGAGCCTTAACCTGCGCTCGTGCGACAACATCAGTGACACGGGCATCATGCACCTGGCCATGGGCACGCTGCGGCTCTCCGGGCTAGACATGTCCTTCTGTGACAAGATAGGGGACCAGAGTCTGGCTTACATCGCCCAGGGCCTGTACCAGCTGAAATCCCTGTCCCTGTGCTCGTGCCACATTAGTGACGATGGCATCAACAGGATGGTGCGCCAGATGCATGAGCTGAGAACCCTGAACATTGGACAGTGTGTGCGGATTACAGACAAAGGACTGGAGCTCATTGCCGACCACTTGACTCAGTTGACGGGGATCGATCTGTATGGATGTACTAAAATCACGAAACGGGGACTGGAAAGGATAACGCAGCTCCCATGCCTTAAAGTTTTGAATCTGGGACTTTGGCAGATGACAGAGAGTGAAAAAGTGAGGTGA